The Neochlamydia sp. S13 genome has a segment encoding these proteins:
- a CDS encoding carboxypeptidase M32, whose protein sequence is MASVQAQKDYEALHEKSRYSRILSGITSILDWDQETYMPHAASAIRSEQLKVLAGIIHKSKTSPAFAKSLAKLIDLETGKTIAKGLSAQQKAALQVWRRDYQQEKCLSANFVEEFTATTSQAIMAWRTAKQQNNFSILAPYLEKIIYMNRKKADLLGYQDHPYDALLDLYEPHTSTAEVATIFANLQNSLTNLLKKIKSSKKIDNSFLFGSFDPKKQLEFGHQLMNAMGYDQSKGRLDISSHPFSSASHPTDSRITTRLHPHSLMSSISAIMHEAGHGLYEMGLLPEHYGSPLGEAVSLGLHESQSRWWETRIGQSKPFWKHFFPLLQKMFPQQLEKISIPSFYKAINKVEPSLIRVEADEVTYSLHIILRFELEKALIEGSLSVDEIPEAWNAKMQELLNLTPSNPAEGCLQDIHWSTGSFGYFPTYTLGNLFASHLFSAFEKQHPDWQEQVSRGDLLFIKEWLNLHVHRYGRQYDSKKLLKLVTKKEFNEEAYMDYLYNKYKSIYNL, encoded by the coding sequence ATGGCATCTGTTCAAGCACAAAAAGATTATGAAGCCTTGCATGAAAAATCCCGTTATAGTCGAATTTTAAGTGGAATAACATCTATATTAGACTGGGATCAAGAGACTTATATGCCCCATGCCGCCTCCGCTATTCGCTCCGAGCAGCTAAAAGTACTTGCAGGAATTATTCACAAATCCAAAACCTCTCCTGCATTTGCCAAATCTCTTGCAAAGCTTATCGACCTTGAGACGGGTAAAACAATTGCTAAAGGATTAAGTGCTCAGCAAAAGGCTGCTTTGCAAGTTTGGAGAAGAGACTACCAACAAGAAAAATGTCTTAGTGCCAATTTTGTAGAAGAGTTTACTGCTACTACGTCTCAAGCCATCATGGCATGGCGTACCGCTAAACAGCAGAACAACTTTTCTATTTTAGCCCCTTATTTAGAAAAAATCATTTACATGAATCGCAAAAAAGCAGATTTACTAGGCTATCAAGATCACCCTTATGATGCCTTATTAGACCTTTACGAACCTCATACCTCTACCGCTGAAGTGGCTACTATCTTTGCAAATTTACAGAACTCTCTCACAAATCTTCTAAAAAAAATTAAAAGTTCTAAAAAAATAGACAACAGTTTCCTATTCGGAAGCTTTGATCCAAAAAAACAGCTAGAATTTGGACATCAGCTGATGAACGCGATGGGCTATGATCAGAGTAAAGGGCGACTGGATATATCTTCTCATCCCTTCTCTTCTGCTAGCCATCCTACGGACAGCCGTATCACCACTCGCCTACACCCTCATTCATTAATGAGCAGCATTTCTGCTATTATGCACGAGGCGGGCCATGGATTATATGAAATGGGATTACTTCCAGAACATTATGGAAGTCCGTTAGGAGAAGCTGTTTCTTTAGGGCTCCATGAAAGTCAATCAAGATGGTGGGAAACTCGTATTGGACAGAGCAAGCCTTTTTGGAAGCATTTCTTTCCATTATTACAAAAAATGTTTCCTCAACAATTAGAAAAAATTTCAATACCTTCATTTTATAAAGCGATTAATAAGGTGGAACCCTCATTGATTCGTGTAGAAGCTGATGAAGTTACCTATAGCTTACATATCATTTTGCGCTTTGAGCTAGAAAAAGCGCTGATTGAAGGCTCTTTATCAGTCGATGAAATCCCTGAGGCATGGAATGCTAAGATGCAAGAGCTCTTGAATTTAACCCCCTCCAATCCTGCGGAAGGATGCCTTCAAGATATTCATTGGTCAACGGGTTCTTTTGGCTATTTTCCTACCTATACCTTAGGTAATCTATTCGCCTCTCATCTTTTTTCCGCTTTTGAAAAACAACACCCTGATTGGCAAGAACAGGTTTCCAGAGGAGACTTACTATTTATAAAAGAATGGCTTAATCTGCATGTTCATCGTTATGGCAGACAATATGATAGCAAAAAGTTGCTAAAGCTTGTAACAAAAAAAGAGTTTAACGAGGAGGCCTATATGGATTATTTGTACAACAAATATAAAAGCATTTATAACCTCTAA
- a CDS encoding leucine-rich repeat domain-containing protein, translating into MNSIFSSPIERLPNEVLIPILEHCATPSLFSVCRRWQHLLTTEVMPSLYKGIIKLHFPSSSRYDSIPTCILNKLYHIEENLPIVKKVSSIFHQIFILATSLSPFEFKEKTEEKRTFTLSNYFSYLLNINRLLIWKEIPGGEEFLSQKKIKHLPLKEKGELFRKWIKNHKKNIKHLDLNLSRLTYLPPEIGQLSQLHILYLSENQLTTLPVEISKLFKLQNLNLSSNHLSTLPTALGQLPHLKWLNLNDNKLTSLPAEITQLSCLQWLCLNSNQLTSLSIKIEQLPQLHTLYLMDNQLNTLPGSVGQLSQLQWLDLERNDLASLPPEIGQLSNLQDLNISNNKLTFLSSTIGQLTQLRWLRLNNNQLSFLPSAVGHLSQLYTLYLSHNQLTSLPEEIGQLSKLQELYLGNNQLTRLPISIGSLPQLRILYLNDNQLKVLPEEIGQLPELKELYLDNNPLILLPPSISSLLPQLQNFEISENLLKGVPKE; encoded by the coding sequence ATGAATTCAATTTTTTCTAGCCCCATTGAAAGGCTTCCTAATGAAGTACTAATTCCTATTTTAGAGCATTGTGCTACACCCTCTTTGTTTAGTGTTTGTAGACGCTGGCAGCATCTTTTAACTACTGAAGTCATGCCCTCTTTATACAAAGGAATAATTAAGCTACATTTTCCTTCAAGTTCAAGGTATGATAGTATCCCCACTTGTATCCTCAATAAGCTTTACCACATAGAAGAAAATCTTCCTATAGTAAAAAAGGTAAGCTCAATTTTTCATCAAATTTTTATCTTAGCTACTTCTCTCTCCCCTTTTGAGTTTAAAGAGAAAACTGAAGAAAAAAGAACTTTCACTTTGAGTAATTATTTTTCTTACCTTTTAAATATTAATCGCCTTTTAATTTGGAAAGAAATCCCTGGTGGGGAGGAATTCTTAAGCCAGAAAAAAATCAAGCATTTACCTCTAAAAGAAAAGGGAGAGCTTTTTAGAAAATGGATTAAAAATCATAAAAAAAATATTAAGCATTTAGATTTAAATCTCAGCAGATTGACCTATTTACCTCCCGAAATAGGACAGCTGTCTCAGCTTCATATTCTTTACCTAAGCGAAAACCAACTGACCACCCTCCCGGTAGAGATAAGCAAGCTATTTAAACTTCAAAATCTTAACTTAAGCAGCAATCATCTTAGCACCCTTCCTACTGCTTTAGGACAGCTGCCTCACCTGAAATGGCTTAACTTAAATGATAACAAGCTTACCTCCCTTCCAGCAGAGATAACCCAGCTCTCTTGCCTACAGTGGCTTTGCCTAAACAGCAATCAATTAACTTCTCTCTCAATTAAGATAGAACAGCTACCTCAACTGCACACTCTTTATTTAATGGACAATCAGCTAAATACACTTCCTGGATCGGTGGGGCAGCTCTCTCAGCTGCAATGGCTCGATTTGGAGAGAAATGATCTCGCCTCTCTTCCGCCTGAGATAGGACAGCTCTCAAATCTACAGGATTTAAATATAAGCAATAACAAGCTTACTTTCCTTTCTTCCACGATCGGACAGCTTACTCAACTGCGCTGGCTTCGCTTAAACAACAACCAGCTCTCATTCCTTCCTTCAGCAGTAGGTCATCTCTCTCAGCTATACACCCTTTATTTAAGCCACAACCAGCTCACTTCTCTGCCCGAAGAAATAGGACAACTTTCTAAGTTACAAGAGCTTTACTTAGGCAATAATCAACTTACCCGCCTTCCTATTTCAATAGGCAGCCTACCTCAGCTACGGATCCTCTATTTAAACGACAACCAACTGAAGGTTCTTCCGGAAGAGATAGGCCAGCTCCCCGAGCTAAAAGAGCTTTACTTAGACAACAACCCCCTTATCCTTCTTCCACCCTCAATAAGTAGCCTACTACCTCAGCTGCAAAACTTTGAGATAAGCGAAAACTTATTAAAAGGTGTTCCCAAGGAATAA
- the ruvB gene encoding Holliday junction branch migration DNA helicase RuvB: MESKNYIESTLSQEDVTFEVPLRPQSLADFIGQDQLRERLTVLIEAAKQRKEALGHCLFSGPPGLGKTTLANILAKVMGTNIVITSGPVIEKPGDLAGLLTNLKDGDILFIDEIHRLNRTIEEYLYPAMEDFVLDLMIDSGPNARSVQVKLSKFTLAGATTRSGLLSSPLRSRFALNCRLELYPPEILVQILMRTGRILNLNITPEAALEIARRARGTPRIANNLLRWVRDYAQIRANNKINPEVVSKALEMLSIDHKGLDEMDIKILETMIHHYKGGPVGLNTIAVAIGEEAHTIEEVYEPYLIMQGFIKRTPRGREVTSLAYQHLKLTINN, translated from the coding sequence ATGGAATCAAAAAATTACATTGAATCTACTCTAAGTCAAGAAGATGTTACTTTTGAAGTCCCCTTACGCCCTCAATCATTGGCTGATTTTATCGGCCAAGATCAGCTACGTGAACGGCTAACTGTTCTTATAGAAGCTGCCAAGCAACGTAAAGAAGCATTAGGGCATTGCCTTTTTTCTGGGCCACCAGGTTTAGGAAAAACAACGCTTGCTAATATTCTTGCTAAGGTAATGGGTACTAATATAGTGATAACCTCAGGCCCAGTCATTGAGAAACCTGGCGATCTTGCTGGCTTGCTCACTAACCTCAAAGATGGCGATATCCTCTTTATCGATGAAATTCATCGCCTCAACCGCACCATCGAAGAATATCTTTATCCTGCTATGGAAGACTTTGTGCTCGATCTTATGATCGATAGTGGACCCAATGCTCGTAGCGTTCAAGTTAAATTAAGCAAATTCACTTTAGCAGGCGCAACTACCCGCTCAGGACTGCTTTCTAGCCCTTTAAGATCTCGTTTTGCGCTTAATTGTCGCTTGGAACTTTATCCTCCGGAGATCTTGGTGCAAATCTTAATGCGTACAGGGCGCATTTTAAACTTAAATATTACGCCTGAAGCGGCTTTAGAAATTGCCCGCCGTGCACGCGGAACCCCACGAATTGCTAATAACCTTTTGCGCTGGGTCCGTGATTACGCTCAAATCCGTGCAAATAATAAAATTAACCCAGAAGTTGTTTCAAAAGCGCTAGAAATGCTCTCCATCGACCATAAAGGTCTGGATGAAATGGATATTAAGATTTTAGAAACGATGATTCATCATTATAAGGGTGGCCCGGTGGGGCTCAATACTATTGCTGTTGCTATTGGAGAAGAAGCTCATACGATTGAAGAAGTGTACGAACCTTACCTTATCATGCAAGGTTTTATTAAAAGAACTCCGCGCGGTCGTGAAGTCACATCTCTTGCCTACCAACATTTAAAATTAACGATCAATAATTAG
- a CDS encoding leucine-rich repeat domain-containing protein, with protein MSPNSTHLEHLPNEILTPILKACASPSLSSVCIKWHHLLATEVMPSLYEQIGKIHFPKGSATEQARILDKLYKLEAKLSKLEKINKIFKKIFTQVSTLSPLDFKGIPEEKKYFTLANYSFYLVNINRLLIWKKFPGGKEYLEQEKIKHLPLVKKGELFRDWIESCSKNIILLDLERSGVTFLPLEIGQLSKLQELFLQNNQLTSLPEEIGQLSQLQELDLSNNQLTTLPAKIGQLTQLQHLGLSNNQLTTLPAEIGQLSQLGSLNLINNQILTFPSAIGRLSQLQELYLNNNQLTSLPKEIGHLIQLRSLYLNSNQLTTLPAEIGELVGLDELYLNDNHLASLPAEIRQLSQLQTLCLDKNQLASLPAKIEQLSQLQTLSINNNQLTSLPIEIRQLSQLRALFLNNNQLTSLPIEIGQLSQLRTLSLNNNQLTTLPAEIGQLSHLQILYLNNNQLTSLFPAIGQLFSLEYLELNYNQLTALPIEIGQLSQLRTLSLNNNQLTALPAEIGQIFQLEDLNLEHNQLASLPIEITRLSRWLTLNLDENLLQDISGEIKQHFRL; from the coding sequence ATGAGCCCTAACTCCACCCATCTTGAACACCTACCTAATGAAATACTCACCCCTATTTTAAAGGCCTGCGCTAGCCCTTCTTTATCTAGCGTTTGTATAAAATGGCATCATCTACTTGCTACGGAGGTAATGCCCTCTCTTTATGAGCAAATAGGTAAAATTCACTTTCCTAAAGGGAGTGCTACTGAACAAGCTCGTATTTTAGATAAGCTTTATAAGCTAGAAGCTAAGCTCTCTAAGCTAGAAAAGATAAATAAAATCTTTAAAAAAATCTTTACTCAGGTTAGCACTCTTTCTCCTCTAGATTTCAAAGGAATACCAGAAGAAAAGAAATATTTTACTTTGGCTAATTACTCCTTTTATCTCGTAAATATTAATCGCCTCTTAATTTGGAAAAAATTTCCAGGGGGAAAGGAATACTTAGAACAAGAAAAAATTAAGCATTTGCCTTTAGTAAAAAAAGGAGAGCTTTTTAGAGATTGGATTGAAAGTTGTAGCAAAAATATTATCCTGTTAGATTTAGAAAGAAGTGGCGTGACCTTTTTACCTTTAGAAATAGGACAGCTTTCTAAGTTACAAGAGCTTTTCTTACAGAATAACCAGCTTACCTCCCTTCCTGAAGAAATAGGGCAGCTTTCTCAGCTACAAGAGCTCGACTTAAGCAACAACCAGCTTACCACTCTTCCTGCAAAGATAGGACAGCTAACACAACTACAACACCTTGGCTTAAGCAACAACCAGCTCACCACTCTTCCTGCCGAAATAGGACAGCTTTCTCAGCTAGGGAGCCTTAACTTAATTAATAATCAGATTCTCACTTTTCCCAGCGCAATAGGAAGGCTATCTCAGCTACAAGAGCTTTACTTAAATAACAACCAACTCACCTCCCTTCCTAAAGAAATAGGGCATTTGATTCAGCTAAGGAGTCTTTACTTAAACAGCAACCAGCTTACTACCCTACCTGCTGAGATAGGGGAACTTGTGGGACTAGACGAACTTTACTTAAATGACAACCACCTCGCCTCCCTACCAGCAGAGATAAGGCAGTTATCACAACTCCAAACACTATGCTTAGATAAAAACCAGCTAGCTTCCCTTCCAGCAAAGATAGAGCAGCTTTCTCAGCTGCAAACGCTTTCCATAAATAACAACCAGCTAACTTCCCTTCCTATAGAAATAAGGCAGCTTTCTCAGCTGCGAGCACTTTTCTTAAATAACAACCAGCTAACTTCCCTTCCTATAGAAATTGGCCAGCTTTCTCAGCTGCGAACGCTTTCCTTAAATAACAACCAGCTTACCACTCTTCCTGCAGAAATAGGGCAGCTTTCTCACCTGCAAATACTTTACTTAAACAACAACCAACTTACCTCCCTTTTCCCCGCAATAGGACAGTTATTTTCATTGGAATACCTTGAGTTAAATTACAACCAGCTCACTGCCCTTCCGATAGAAATAGGGCAGCTCTCTCAGCTGCGAACGCTTTCCTTAAATAACAACCAGCTTACCGCTCTTCCTGCAGAAATAGGGCAAATATTCCAGCTAGAAGACCTTAACTTAGAGCACAATCAACTCGCCTCCCTTCCTATAGAGATCACACGGTTATCTAGATGGTTAACTCTTAATTTAGATGAAAATCTACTCCAAGATATTTCAGGGGAAATAAAACAGCATTTTAGGTTGTAG
- a CDS encoding ATP-dependent Clp protease ATP-binding subunit: MKVAISPFTAAPSAPFSSVGSSPPAIEKRFPTPKAQQPFWSSLGKKLLKWIRKEETPLIKNINALAKQTGIIKESSQKVSLFLEALNSKHLCRLKKNLRIIIKNMSDLERKLLLEEALKTDFEKGQRFRGNQCIQWMSLKHLHSLISLPSGEGEESPPIDQKALDAHLIAKHVYTVRQIIKKYEGEDARIKLLHTSKQFFLFRIFNNLIRTLIVAFNLLELGKEPNTYFETKYMLDIYWRLLEIPLHIIKFVLHLIVNPLISIAIIAGGTVASGIASLFFKRWLNRCPNQLPYCINLTQQIKNGLIKPIYGREQELDEIIQALACNNETGRKHPLLIGKSGIGKTELMKGLGWRLATGEVPAILKNKKLFYVNSGELARNGNLFDFKSPLKQLIDKIGEHRKDIILVVEEAHNLSDISGQRFNSVIDTSPDSLFYVVGITTPEEYEAKIETTTLDRRFKKTPIQEASLEQTRTILRHMNRQEAKDIKISKKVLNHIYEQTSSKIVKRHQPDKSIFVLSEGIKNVRSLQEGGSFKDKLNQLMAKKEDLASKLSQKKLHGLALQAPHLRKISLDLQTVERKIEKCLKKIEVKQKAFQTFLDLKKQQEWHEKWFYNTSEVLVDQATKGVKTPKILEKLYLFNAYFLLPQLDQHLSNFVAKHQMEVEVTKEIITTIVNRLAKQEKIEPTKVS; the protein is encoded by the coding sequence ATGAAGGTAGCCATCAGCCCTTTCACCGCTGCCCCTTCTGCTCCCTTTTCTTCTGTAGGTTCGTCTCCCCCAGCTATTGAAAAACGTTTTCCCACTCCTAAAGCCCAGCAGCCTTTTTGGAGTTCCCTAGGTAAAAAGCTATTGAAGTGGATAAGAAAGGAAGAAACTCCTTTGATAAAAAACATCAACGCTCTTGCAAAACAAACGGGTATAATAAAAGAGAGCAGTCAAAAAGTTTCTCTTTTTTTAGAAGCCTTAAATTCTAAGCATTTATGTAGGCTCAAAAAAAATCTAAGGATCATTATAAAAAACATGTCCGACCTAGAGAGAAAATTGCTTTTAGAAGAAGCATTGAAAACAGATTTTGAGAAAGGTCAACGTTTTCGAGGGAATCAGTGTATTCAATGGATGTCTCTTAAGCACTTGCACTCTTTAATCTCGTTACCCTCAGGTGAAGGAGAAGAATCCCCTCCAATAGATCAAAAAGCTCTCGATGCTCACCTAATAGCTAAACATGTTTATACTGTTAGGCAAATTATCAAAAAATATGAAGGGGAGGATGCACGCATAAAACTCCTGCATACCTCTAAACAATTCTTTCTTTTTAGAATCTTTAATAATCTTATTCGTACACTTATTGTAGCTTTTAATTTATTAGAATTAGGCAAAGAACCCAATACCTATTTTGAAACCAAATATATGTTGGATATTTACTGGAGGCTTCTTGAAATTCCTCTTCATATTATCAAATTTGTTCTTCATCTAATCGTTAATCCCCTTATCTCTATAGCAATTATTGCCGGAGGGACGGTAGCAAGTGGAATTGCCAGTCTCTTCTTTAAACGATGGCTAAATAGATGTCCTAATCAGCTTCCTTATTGCATAAATCTAACCCAACAGATTAAAAATGGCTTGATTAAACCTATCTATGGAAGAGAGCAAGAACTTGATGAAATCATTCAAGCTCTAGCCTGCAACAATGAAACAGGCCGTAAACATCCGCTGCTTATTGGTAAATCAGGAATTGGAAAAACCGAGCTTATGAAAGGCTTAGGCTGGCGTTTAGCTACTGGAGAAGTTCCTGCCATCCTTAAAAACAAAAAGCTTTTTTATGTAAATAGTGGGGAATTAGCTCGAAATGGAAATCTATTTGATTTTAAATCTCCTCTAAAACAGCTTATAGACAAGATTGGAGAACATAGAAAAGATATTATTCTTGTGGTTGAAGAAGCTCATAACTTAAGTGATATTTCAGGCCAACGCTTCAATAGTGTGATAGACACTTCCCCCGACAGTTTATTTTATGTAGTAGGGATTACCACTCCTGAAGAATACGAAGCGAAAATTGAAACGACCACTTTAGACAGACGTTTTAAGAAAACACCTATTCAGGAAGCTTCATTAGAGCAGACTCGCACCATTCTAAGGCATATGAACCGCCAAGAAGCTAAGGATATCAAAATTTCTAAAAAGGTTTTAAATCATATCTATGAACAAACGAGTAGTAAAATTGTTAAACGTCACCAACCTGACAAATCGATTTTCGTACTATCCGAAGGCATAAAAAATGTGCGCTCTTTACAAGAAGGTGGTAGCTTTAAAGATAAATTGAACCAGCTAATGGCTAAAAAAGAAGATTTAGCTTCTAAACTTTCTCAAAAAAAATTGCATGGACTTGCTTTACAAGCTCCTCATCTTCGTAAAATTTCTCTTGATTTGCAAACAGTTGAAAGAAAAATTGAAAAGTGTCTTAAAAAGATAGAGGTAAAACAGAAAGCTTTTCAGACTTTTTTAGATTTAAAAAAACAACAAGAGTGGCATGAAAAATGGTTTTATAATACGAGCGAAGTCCTAGTTGATCAAGCCACAAAAGGAGTAAAAACTCCTAAAATTTTAGAAAAATTATATCTTTTTAATGCCTATTTTTTGCTTCCGCAACTTGATCAGCATCTTTCTAATTTTGTAGCTAAGCATCAAATGGAAGTGGAAGTAACTAAAGAAATCATCACTACAATTGTCAATCGTCTAGCTAAACAAGAAAAGATTGAGCCTACAAAGGTTTCTTAA
- a CDS encoding SpoIID/LytB domain-containing protein, which yields MIKKMFIAFLGFILLSNAAHAGIADSLSTFFNKPLPAAKDTLKILITHNKPGAMLEVKGKYKIYDPHTNKHISTRFIGKKKYIQPLSEGLKWQEEFPGLYQLMILPDDKATTIIVDGIEYKGRIYIYDIGGTISIVNEIPFDEYVKTILAARLQAPLPGEALAAVAIAARTNAYYLKQKAPSDYWDVEAKQIGYQGYALSPPSKLIEQAVKATHHMVMTFSSSPLMAKWDSIEAIDGGHAQVIHSKISLDQAAMLAHQGEHAAQILKKAFPGAQIDLIAN from the coding sequence ATGATCAAAAAAATGTTCATCGCTTTCTTGGGTTTCATTCTACTGTCTAATGCAGCCCATGCAGGCATAGCAGATTCTTTATCTACATTTTTTAATAAGCCCTTGCCCGCAGCAAAGGACACCTTAAAAATTCTAATTACGCATAATAAACCAGGAGCTATGTTAGAGGTTAAAGGTAAATACAAAATCTATGATCCTCATACCAACAAGCATATAAGCACACGTTTTATCGGTAAAAAAAAATATATTCAGCCCTTAAGCGAAGGATTAAAATGGCAGGAAGAGTTTCCAGGCCTTTACCAGCTCATGATTCTGCCTGATGACAAAGCTACTACCATAATAGTCGACGGTATTGAATATAAAGGACGTATTTACATCTATGATATTGGGGGTACGATTAGCATTGTTAATGAGATTCCTTTTGATGAATATGTGAAAACAATCTTAGCAGCAAGATTACAAGCACCTCTGCCAGGAGAGGCTTTAGCTGCAGTAGCCATTGCGGCACGCACAAATGCCTATTATCTAAAGCAAAAAGCTCCTAGTGATTATTGGGACGTGGAAGCTAAACAAATAGGCTATCAGGGATATGCTCTTTCTCCTCCTTCTAAGCTTATCGAGCAAGCTGTTAAAGCAACTCACCATATGGTAATGACTTTCTCTTCAAGCCCGTTGATGGCTAAGTGGGATAGTATAGAAGCAATAGATGGAGGACATGCACAAGTTATCCATTCTAAAATTTCTTTAGATCAAGCTGCCATGCTTGCACATCAAGGTGAACATGCCGCTCAAATTCTTAAGAAAGCTTTTCCTGGTGCACAAATAGATTTAATCGCGAATTAA
- the queA gene encoding tRNA preQ1(34) S-adenosylmethionine ribosyltransferase-isomerase QueA, translated as MKDWHSLNNYLYDLPEELIAQYPCEPRDTTRLLVVDRASGNMHEMVFHELADFLGKGDSLVFNNTKVLPSRLIGSRSSGGKAEIFLIKRLPTGDWEALVKPGKKLGKGSNVTFKEGFSCKIIDVLADGKRVVNFDYEGDIAQALEKFGHIPLPPYMRRTAIPALDKERYQTVYAQHPGSVAAPTAGLHFTDNLLQKLEEKSVQVDKLTLHIGLGTFLPVKVEDIREHQMHAESFEISQETAERLNKRPINKRQICVGTTSCRALEAAASASGMITGGKYNTNIFIHPGYQFKYVQHLLTNFHQPGSSLLMLVSAFASPELIKEAYNKAIKERYRFLSYGDAMLIL; from the coding sequence ATGAAAGATTGGCATTCGCTAAATAATTATCTATATGATTTACCCGAGGAGTTGATCGCTCAATACCCGTGCGAGCCTCGCGATACCACAAGGCTACTTGTAGTCGACCGCGCTTCAGGAAATATGCATGAAATGGTTTTTCATGAATTAGCTGACTTCTTAGGTAAAGGAGATAGCCTAGTATTCAATAATACCAAGGTTCTTCCCTCTCGCCTTATCGGTTCCCGTTCTAGCGGTGGTAAAGCAGAGATATTTTTGATTAAAAGGCTTCCAACAGGCGATTGGGAAGCTCTAGTAAAACCAGGCAAAAAATTAGGCAAGGGAAGCAATGTGACCTTTAAAGAAGGTTTTTCCTGCAAAATTATAGACGTTTTAGCCGATGGCAAGCGTGTGGTCAATTTCGATTATGAAGGAGATATAGCGCAAGCTTTAGAAAAATTTGGCCATATCCCTCTTCCTCCTTATATGCGCCGCACAGCTATTCCTGCCCTAGATAAGGAGCGCTATCAAACCGTCTATGCGCAACATCCTGGCTCTGTAGCAGCACCTACGGCAGGCTTGCACTTTACAGATAATTTGCTACAAAAACTTGAAGAAAAAAGTGTTCAAGTAGATAAACTTACATTGCATATTGGTTTAGGAACTTTTCTGCCCGTTAAGGTAGAGGATATACGTGAACACCAAATGCACGCTGAATCCTTTGAGATTAGCCAAGAAACAGCCGAGCGCCTTAATAAAAGACCTATCAATAAACGACAAATTTGCGTAGGAACCACTTCTTGCCGTGCTCTGGAGGCCGCAGCTTCGGCTTCTGGGATGATAACTGGAGGAAAATATAACACCAACATCTTTATTCATCCGGGCTACCAATTTAAGTACGTGCAACATCTACTCACCAACTTTCATCAACCCGGTTCAAGTTTACTCATGTTAGTCAGTGCCTTTGCTTCACCAGAATTAATTAAAGAAGCTTATAATAAAGCTATTAAAGAACGTTACCGCTTTCTTTCTTACGGCGATGCCATGTTAATTTTATAG